The sequence GCTGCCGACCGACGGTTACGGCGACTGTGAAGACTACGTGCTGTTGAAGCGCAAGATGCTGATGGATGCCGGATGGCCGCGCGAGGCCCTGCTCATCACCGTCGTGCGCGACAAGAAGGGCGAAGGCCACGCGGTGCTGACGGTGAAAACCGACAAGGGCGAGTTCGTTCTCGACAATCAGAACGAGAACGTCCTGGCCTGGACGGAGACCGGCTACCGCTTCGTCAAGCGCCAGTCGCAGAGCGATCCCAACGTCTGGGTCTCGCTCGGCGATACCAAGCCGGCGGTCTCCACCGCCAGCGCGAGAGATTAGGAACGAGACAACAGGTTACGCGACCCGGTCACATCCCCACCCCTCCCCGTCCCAGACCGGTTCGCGCGCGGCCAGGCTTCCCCCAAAGCCTGGCCGCAACTTTTTCGGGGATGCGCAATCAGCCCTGTGCCGCCCACGGCACCCGCGCGGCGGTGAAATCACGCCACGTGCCGTGCAATGACGGCTGGACGTCGATCGAGGCACGCGCCTGCCAGCCGGCGATGGCAGCGGCGGCGACGGCGCTGTCGGGCTCGGTATCGAGCCCATCGAGCAGCGATGCCGTGACCGCCATGTCGTTGAAGGCGCCGAGCTCCTCCTGCAGAGCGGCGAGCCGGCGCGAGAAGCGCTTGGTAAATTTGCGATCCTCGTACAGCGGCAGCAGGAACTCGCTGAGATAGCGCAGCCGCTTGGTCGCGAGCCGCACCCGATGCAGCTGTTCTACGGAAAGCGATTTGAAACGGCGGCCCCGCTTGAGCAGCTTCGCATATTGCTCCGACAGGATACGCTGCGCAAAATTGACCGCGGGCTCGGCGAGCCGGCCGAGATCTTCGGCAGGGACATCGCTGCGCCAGCCCCGTGCCTCGACCCAGTTGCCGAGGCCGAGCAGGAACAGTGCACAGCGGCGATCGGCGAGCGCATGATGCGCCTTGCGATAGGCGGCGGACTGCCGCTGGGCCGCAGCACGGCCGAGCGCATCGAAGCCGGCGACGGAAGGACAGGCCTTCGCGATCGTCGGCAGGGTTTCGAGCTGGAACACGTCCCAATCGCGCGCAGCGGACAGATCCTGCGCCAGCCATTTGGCTTCCGAGCGCACCGCATCGAGATTGCTGAGCGTGCCGACCGATCGCATCAGGTCCAGCGCCGACCGGAGCCGACGCAGCGCGACGCGGAGCTGATGCACGCCCTCCGGATTGCGGCCGTCCTCTGCTCCCGGCAGCGACTGCAGCAGATGCAGGAAGCAGGAGCGCAGGATCGTCGCGAAGGCGTCGTCGAGCGTGACTGAAGGATCGAGGCGAAGTTTTCGCGGACGGCGGGCCGTCGGCGGCACGCCCGCTGCGAGATCGAAGCCGCGCGCCGACTTGCTGCGGATGGACGGCTTCATCACCCCGTGCTCGGCCAGCCGCAACGCGATCTCGTAGATCGTGCTCGCGCTACCATCCTTGAGCTCCAGCTCGATCTCGCTCACCGGCATCGACCGATCGCCGGCTGCCAGCTCGCCACGGTCGAAGGCGACCTCCACCGTTCCCGACGGCAAATCGACGATCCGGGCGTGGCGATGGATATCGGCGGTGAAGACGGCTTCGAGCGGCTGCGCTTCGAGAACGCCGCGAAGTTTCTCCGGGACGAAGGGCATCGCCAAAGCAAGATCGGGCGCGAGCGAAGGCACGCTCGCCTCCCACTCGCCACGACGCAGCGGATCATCCGCGGCATCGGTCTTCACGGTCTGCACGAAGCGCGCCCCGCTCTGGCGTACCCGCAGGCTGAGGCCATTGCGCCGAAGCGTCCGCTCGGGCGTGTCGTAATAGACGGACTTCAGATGCTTCCGCGAGCCCTTGTTGCGCGCATGCGCCGCGATGACTGGCGCGGCGTTGAAATGCGCCATGCGATCGGCATCGACGATGAGCTTGAGCTCGATTTCGCCGGCGGGCTTTGCGGTGGCGGCCGACCGAGTTGACGGAGGCGTCGCGTCTTGCGATGGCGTCTGTTCAATCACACCGCTCTCGACGTTCGCGGGTTCCGCGCTGTCCTCAATTTGCCTCGGGAAGCCCGCAGCGACTTGCGTTCTCTTGTTGTCCTTGGGAACAGGATTGGCGTCTTGCGCGCTCGGTGTCTTGCGAAGCGGCGCGGCGTCTGATTTCAGCATCTACGGTAACATGACAGTTCAATGACAGAGCAACAGCATATAGCTGGACTGGTCCGCGATGAACAGTAGCCTCGAGCTTTCCCGGCATTCACATGACGCGCCAAGGGCCAGGATCGGACAAGTTGTCACAATGCGGCGCGACACGACGAGCTAAGTTGCTGCAGCGCCATCGTCAGGCAATCGAATCGATAGCGAATCGCGCCGAGCTCGAAACCGACATGACCGCGCGTCAGTGCGCGAGCGTGTTCTTGTAGATCCTGCCATCCTTCATGATCACCACGAAATTCTTCGCGGGATCCTGGATGATCCTGATGTCGTCGAGCGGGTTACCGTCAACCAGCAAGAGGTCCGCGAGTGCGCCTTCCTCCACCACGCCGAGCCGGCCGGGGTATGGATTTCGCGGGCCCGAGAGGCTCAGCAGTTCCGCGTTCGTGGACGTTGCCATGGTCAGCGCTTCGGCCGGCGTGTACCAGCGCGTCAACGCGGCCAGCATCGAGCCCTGCTCGTCCGCCAGCTCCTTCGAGAACAGCACGTCGGTGCCGAACGCGGTCTTGATGCGGTACTTTTTCGCCAGCGCATAGACACGGTCGGTGCCGGCAACCACCTGCCGCAGCTTATCCTGCTCCGCTGGTCCCAACCCAGCCGCGGCGGACAGATCCAGGAACGGCTGCGTGCTGAGCCAGATTCCCTTCTCGGCGATCAGCTTCGCGCTCGCCTCGTCCATGAGATGGCCGTGCTCGATGCATCTGACGCCGGCCGCGATCGAGCGCTGAATCGCGACCGGCGTGTAAGCGTGCGTGACGACATAGGTGCCCCAATTGTCGGCGGCCTCGACCGCCGCGCGCAGCTCCGGCTCGGTGAAGGTGGAGACATCGAGCGGACTGAAGGGCGACGCGACGCCGCCGCCCGCGGTGAGCTTGACCTGCGAAGCGCCCTGCATGAGCTGCTCGCGCGCGCGCACGCGGACCTCATCGGGGCTGTCAGCAACCATGCTGCCGCCGATCCGCTCCATGCGGCTGAGCATGCCGCCGATGGTGCGCGGCAGATCGGAGAGCTGCCGGAAGTCGCCGTGACCGCTGGTGACGGTGATGATGGCGCCGGACGGATAGATGCGGGGACCGACGACAAGGTCCTCGTCGATGGCCTGCTTGAGCCCGAAGCTCGGCCCGCCCATGTCGCGCACGGTGGTGAAGCCGCGCATCAGCGTCGCGGTCGCCTCAGCCGCCGCAAGCAGATTGTTGTAACCGATATCGCCCGCAAGCGCAGCCATCGGCGTCGGACGCACCAGCATCGTATGCCAATGCGCGTCGATCAGCCCGGGCATCAACACGCGGCCCGCGCCGTCGATGATCTGATTGGAGGCGGTCAGGTCGCCGGACGAGATCTTCTCGATAACCTTGTTCCGGACCAGGACGCTGGACGGCCCGGAGAGCAAGCCACTCTTGCCATCGAAAATCCGGACGTTCCGGAACAGCACTGCGGAATCGTGCTGCGCCGGTGACGGTGACGGCAGCCCTAAGATCGCGCCGGCAAGGCCAAGCAGCGTGGCGACACGCGAGCGCGCTTTCCTCCAGATCAACATCGCCGATCTCCGCAGCTATGCAGGCTTGGCTACAGGAAGCCACGCAAAAGTCAGCCATCCGATGCCGTGGGACAGAAGGTCGATGCCCAGCAGCAAGCCCAGCACCCAGAGCCCGGTCATTGGAAAGCCGGTGAGGATGACGAGACCGGCCAAAACGCCGAACAGCCCGGAGGCGACCATGATCCCGCCTCCCTGCTTCCACCTGCCGATCCCGATCAGGATGCGCACGAGCCCCGAGACCAGCAGTGCAATGCCAAGCACGTAGGTGAGCAGGAGCGCTCCCGTCAGCGGCTGGCTGACCAGTATGATGCCGAAGGCAATGTAGAGGATGCCGAGTATGATCTGCCAGACGAAGCCGCCCCAGCCTTTGGTCCAGAACGCGTGAAAGATTTCGAACGCGCCGGCGGCGATGGCCATCCAGCCGATGAAGAGCGCACTGACCACGGTGAAGAACGCGATATCGCCCAGCACCATCAGCCCGGCGAACGCCATGAAGAGACCCAGCAGCACACAGATCCAGCGCGGTGGCTGCGGCAGCCCGGTCGCGCCGATCGGCGCGCTGTGGTCGTAAGTCGTCATGACATTCCTCCTCGTTTATCTCCAGCGCCATCCGCAATGACGGCGCCCACGATGCCACCAGCACTCCCAGCGTCGACGCCGCCGACGCCATGATGGCGGACGAGGCGGCGGTCGGTGTGGCGGCCGATGCGGTGGACGACGGTCCGGTCCGGGCAATGGACGGGCATCCTGCTGCGCAAAGCTGCGGACGGCGGGCTCGCGTTTGCCTGGAACGGGAAGATCGATTGGCGACATCGCAGACAGGGCCGAAGCCTCCCGCTGCCACAGGCTCACGCCTGCACCCATCAGGATCACGCCCCCGAACAAACGGCGCAGCGCGTCGCGTCGATCCACCTCACGCATTGATTTCATAGCCGGAGTTCTCCCTGACCAATCCCCTGCTCCTTGTTCTCAACTCAGGTCTTCGCGGCGGCCTCATCACTCGGAATCTCGCCCGGCAGATAGGCTGGAAGCCGCCCCGCCGGGATGATTGCGATCAGCGAGAGACCCGCCATGATGAGGAGCCCAATCTTGAGCGCACGCAGGCGCGCCTCGGTGTTGACACGCACGGCTTCCCCGACCTGCTCCGGCGATGCGCGTGTGCCTTCCAGGACGCTACGCAGGCGGTCGTTGCTGACGAAGGTGATGTTGTCGAGATCGACCTGGGCCTGAAGCTCGGGGGTGAGGACCGGGCTTGCCGTGATCTTGCCGAGCGCGATGGTACTGAGGAGACCGACCAGAAGGGCACCGGCCACTGCGGTCCCGACTGCGGCGGCAAGGTTTTGCGTCGTGCCACGCAGGGAGCCGACATCGCCAGCGAGCGCTTTTGGAGAGGCCGTCACCAGCACATTGAACAGCAGCGTCACCAGGGAGCCCTGGCCGATGCCGAACAGGATGAGCCCGAACAGAACCGGAATCTCGCTCCAGTCGTTGCGCACGACGAAGGCGAGCCAGACCAGCGCGATGGTGCAAAGCGCAAAGCCATAGCGGCCGATCTGGCGTGGCGTCAGCCGTTCGTAGACGTTGACGATCAGCATCGCCGAGAAGAAGACAGTGAGGTTGAAAGGCATCATTGCGATTGCCGTGGCAAGCGGCGAACGCCCCTGCACGATCTGGATGTAGAGCGGCACCGTGAAGTTCAACGCAGCTTCCAGCGCGACCACGGCAAATAGCGCGAAGACCGCGCAGCGCTCCTCCGGCGAATCGATCACCTCCAGCGCCAGCAGCGGCGTCTTGCCGGCGGCCTGCCGCCGGTGCGTCCACAGCAGAAACGCCTGCCCGAGCACGACCCCGAGCACGATCATGACCGGTGCAGGTGAGAACCCGAGCAGATCGAACGGCGCGTTCGGCGTCGCCACCGCGAGACCCCAGCCGTTCAGATTATTGAAGCCGAAGCTGATCAGGATGATCGCGCTCGCGGCGAGCGCCACGCCGACGAGATCGATCTGCACATCGGGGCGGCCGCGATCGGGCTTCAGGCGGAAGCTCATCAGGAACACGATCGCGGACGCAGCGATCAGAATGCCGAATGCCGGTCGCCAGCCGATATACGTTCCAAGCACGCCGCCGACCACGAAGGCGAGCACGCCGGCTGCCGCGCGGGCCGAGCCAAGCGCGCCGAGCGCCGTTGCCTGCTGGCGACCGGCATAATTCTCTGCGATCAGAGCGACCAGCGAGGGCACGATGACCGAACCTGCGGCGCCGCACAGCGCCTGCGCCGAGATCATGACGGCGGCCGACGGGCTGAACGTCATCATGAGCTGTGAGACGAAAAACAGCACGACGGCGCCGCGGAACACCTGCAACGCGCCAAAGCGCTGGGCGAGCTTGGCGCCGAGCATGACGAAACCGGCTACCAGCATCGAATAGGCGACGATACCCGTCGCGACCGTGGTGGGTGCGACGCCAAAGCTGGCGACCATGCCGCCCATGGCCACCGGCAGCGAAGCCACGTTGAACGACATGATCATCTGGCCGAGCGCGATTGCGATCATGGGAACCCAGGATGCACGCTCTTCCTGGTGGACGGTGCCCATCGACATTGTCTGCGTGGTCGCCATGACGTCCTCCGGCTCAAATCGGCGTTGCGACCGGCCCAGCTGTGAGCCCGCCGCTCCTCCCGGCATCGATCATTCTTCCGGTTTCGACACGAACAGATCCATTCCCAGCCGCTGCGACAGGAACTTTGCTGCGAGCTGTCCCCGCACGCTGTTGCCGGCGGCATCGAGCGGCGGTGCGAAAGTGCCGAAGCCGCCCTTGCCCGGAGATACCGCGACGATGCCGCCGCCGATCCCGCTCTTGCCAGGCAGGCCGATGTCGTAGAGCCAGTCGCCCGAGGTCTCGTAGAGCCCGGCTGTGATCATGACGGCGAGCGCATAATGGCAGACCGAAGCGTCGACCACGCGCTGCCTGGTTACCGGATTGACGCCACCATCGGCCAGTGTCGCGCCCATCACGGCGAGGTCACGGGCGGTCACGTTGAGCGAGCACTGCCTCGTGTAGAGGTCCGTCGCTTCCTTTGCGTCGCAATAAATGCGGTCATAGCTCTCCAGCAACCGCGCAATGCTGCGGTTGCGGAAATTGGTCTCCGATGCCGATGCGTAGACCTCTTCATTGAGCGGCAGCTTACGACCGGCAAAGCGCGACAGGCCGTCATGAATGAACTCCCACCGCGCCGCGGCATTGGCTCCGGGCGTGAGGCTGGTGGTCGCAATTGCACCAGCATTCACCATGGGATTGGTGCGGCCGCTGCCCTGCTCGATGGCCGCAAGCGAATTGAACGGAAGCCCGGTCGCATTCGCGCCGAGTCTGGTGCGCGCCTGCTCCGGTCCGATGGTCTCGCAAACCAGCGCGAACACGAACGGCTTTGACACGCTCATGATTGAAAATTCGTAGTCGATTTCGCCGGCGCCATAGACCCGCCCGCTGGTTCCGACGACACAGACGCCGAACAACTCGCTGGGCACGCGCGCGAGCGCGGGATACACCTGCGAATTGGTCCCATCACGGTTTGATTGAAAGCGCCGCTGCGCCTCGGCCACCAGTGCCTGCACCGTTTCCGGACCAGGCAGATGGCCAGTCGAGACGTAAGCTGTCTCTCGTTCGTCAGCCAGAGGTCGCGCCATGGCACTACTCCGTAGAACGGATTCCACGCAGGTCGGCTCCGTTCTAGAACTCGACGCTCCCAGCCAGTTGATTCCGCAAACCCCACAAAGTCAATTTGCAACCATAAGGCGATTCTGCAACTCTGCCATACGACTTCCATGACAGACGCACGACTGAGCAATTCCACCGGGAAATTCTGGCATATACGTAAGGCCCACTGTCGCGCATACATCGAACTCTATTTAAAGTAGGAAGACAAAAGAGGTCGGCATCAACGCCAGATTGCATTGCTGTCGCGCCGGAGTACGATCATGCAACGGGCTGCGAAGAGAGACGCTACGGCAGCCCGCATCAAGTGGACGAGGCCCAACATGGTGGCACAAGCGAGTGACGGACGTGTCCTGCTGGTCAAGAAGCTCGGCGGACTCATCGCAATCGTCGTCGGATGCTTGCTGACCGCGGTCGGAGTGACCTTCGAATCCGGCAGCATGACCTTCTTTGGCGTTATCTTCCTGGTGCTTGGCGCAGGTCTACTCGTACTAAAGATCGTCAGACGAAACGAAGGATCTTCGTTGCCGTAGGCAGCGGACGCGCTTCGCTTACGCGTCAAGGACGTCGGCGACCCGCAGCTCGCCGACGGCGGGATCCTTCAGGAACAGCTCGGCCTTGAGTTCGGTCAGATGCGACAGCATCTGCGCGCGCGGGCCTCTCTGTTGCCTTTGCGACGATGCCAGCGTGATGATCGGTGCCGTAGGCCGGCGTGTCCTGGCGACGATAGAGCGATGGCATGATCGACGATCGCAGGCTCGGTCAGGGTGGCGCGGAGACCGCCGCTCACTCCGCGGCTTCAAGATTGGCGGGCTTGTCGGCCTCGCCGAGCGGCGAAACAGCCGGGCCGTTGAGCGCGGTGCCGTCGGGTGCAAACTGCGACCCGTGACACGGGCAGTCCCAGCACTGCTCCAGCGCGTTCCAGTGCACGACACAGCCGAGATGGGTGCAGCTTGCCGAACGCAGATGCAAATGTCCGTTCCGGTCCCGGCACGCCGCAACCTTTTTCAGGCCGCTGCGGACAAGGCGTCCCTCCCCGGGCCGCAGACGTTCGACGCTCGCGATCTCACTTGCCGTCAGATACTCGGCGAGATTCTTCAGCGGCGTGATGTTCTCGCTGATGAACGTGCCGATGTTCTTCTGAATCTTCCGTGCCGGGGCGTAGACCTCCTCCCATGGGCTCGCGCCAGTCATGATGAGATCTGCAATCAACATGCCCGCTACGAGCCCATTCGTGATGCCTTGTCCGGAGTCGCCGCTGACGATAAAGAGGTGCTCCTCGCCGGGGCTGCGGCCGATGAAGCCGACGAAATCGGCCGGCTCCAGCACCTGACCGGACCATCGATGAGTAATCTCGCGCAGCGCCGGTAATCGCTCGCGCGCCCAGCGTTCGAGCAGGGCAAGGCGCAGTGAGCCATCGTCCGCTTCACCGGACTTGTGATCTTCTCCGCCAATGATGACGAAGTCCTCGTCCGCGGAGAAGGGCTGAAGTCTGACATAGTGATAGGGGTCGAGCGTATCCCAGTACAGCGCATCCTCTATCGCACCGGCCGGGATTTTGGCGGCGAGCGCATAGGTGCGGTAAGGCGCCTGCTTGGTATGGATCGCCACCTGCACATTGACGGGCGAGTTCGTCGCAACGACCACGTCTGCGGCGTGGACTTCGCGGCCCGAGGCGGTCGTCAAGACCATGTCGCCACGTTCCTGACGGATGTTCGCTACGCAGGTGTCGGCATAGAGCTGCGCCCCGCGGCGCTGAAGTGCGCGGGCCAGCCCGGCGAGATATTTGGTTGGGTGCAGACGCGCCTGGCGGGCAAAACGCAACGAACGCACCAGACCTCCGGAATGGAATGCGGTCCGCTCGACGCAATTTTCGACGGGGATCCCGAGCCGGCAACA comes from Bradyrhizobium sp. CCGE-LA001 and encodes:
- a CDS encoding transglutaminase-like cysteine peptidase, translating into MFDFRGQGKRLALAAMLFGISAAAQAGDSRLLYASLGDTTRAPIGWVEFCADNAAQCKGAPTQARDIVMSQAAWRDLVKVNRWVNETVKPLTDQEHWGVIEKWSLPTDGYGDCEDYVLLKRKMLMDAGWPREALLITVVRDKKGEGHAVLTVKTDKGEFVLDNQNENVLAWTETGYRFVKRQSQSDPNVWVSLGDTKPAVSTASARD
- a CDS encoding CYTH and CHAD domain-containing protein, with product MLKSDAAPLRKTPSAQDANPVPKDNKRTQVAAGFPRQIEDSAEPANVESGVIEQTPSQDATPPSTRSAATAKPAGEIELKLIVDADRMAHFNAAPVIAAHARNKGSRKHLKSVYYDTPERTLRRNGLSLRVRQSGARFVQTVKTDAADDPLRRGEWEASVPSLAPDLALAMPFVPEKLRGVLEAQPLEAVFTADIHRHARIVDLPSGTVEVAFDRGELAAGDRSMPVSEIELELKDGSASTIYEIALRLAEHGVMKPSIRSKSARGFDLAAGVPPTARRPRKLRLDPSVTLDDAFATILRSCFLHLLQSLPGAEDGRNPEGVHQLRVALRRLRSALDLMRSVGTLSNLDAVRSEAKWLAQDLSAARDWDVFQLETLPTIAKACPSVAGFDALGRAAAQRQSAAYRKAHHALADRRCALFLLGLGNWVEARGWRSDVPAEDLGRLAEPAVNFAQRILSEQYAKLLKRGRRFKSLSVEQLHRVRLATKRLRYLSEFLLPLYEDRKFTKRFSRRLAALQEELGAFNDMAVTASLLDGLDTEPDSAVAAAAIAGWQARASIDVQPSLHGTWRDFTAARVPWAAQG
- a CDS encoding metal-dependent hydrolase family protein → MLIWRKARSRVATLLGLAGAILGLPSPSPAQHDSAVLFRNVRIFDGKSGLLSGPSSVLVRNKVIEKISSGDLTASNQIIDGAGRVLMPGLIDAHWHTMLVRPTPMAALAGDIGYNNLLAAAEATATLMRGFTTVRDMGGPSFGLKQAIDEDLVVGPRIYPSGAIITVTSGHGDFRQLSDLPRTIGGMLSRMERIGGSMVADSPDEVRVRAREQLMQGASQVKLTAGGGVASPFSPLDVSTFTEPELRAAVEAADNWGTYVVTHAYTPVAIQRSIAAGVRCIEHGHLMDEASAKLIAEKGIWLSTQPFLDLSAAAGLGPAEQDKLRQVVAGTDRVYALAKKYRIKTAFGTDVLFSKELADEQGSMLAALTRWYTPAEALTMATSTNAELLSLSGPRNPYPGRLGVVEEGALADLLLVDGNPLDDIRIIQDPAKNFVVIMKDGRIYKNTLAH
- a CDS encoding HdeD family acid-resistance protein, encoding MTTYDHSAPIGATGLPQPPRWICVLLGLFMAFAGLMVLGDIAFFTVVSALFIGWMAIAAGAFEIFHAFWTKGWGGFVWQIILGILYIAFGIILVSQPLTGALLLTYVLGIALLVSGLVRILIGIGRWKQGGGIMVASGLFGVLAGLVILTGFPMTGLWVLGLLLGIDLLSHGIGWLTFAWLPVAKPA
- a CDS encoding MFS transporter — its product is MATTQTMSMGTVHQEERASWVPMIAIALGQMIMSFNVASLPVAMGGMVASFGVAPTTVATGIVAYSMLVAGFVMLGAKLAQRFGALQVFRGAVVLFFVSQLMMTFSPSAAVMISAQALCGAAGSVIVPSLVALIAENYAGRQQATALGALGSARAAAGVLAFVVGGVLGTYIGWRPAFGILIAASAIVFLMSFRLKPDRGRPDVQIDLVGVALAASAIILISFGFNNLNGWGLAVATPNAPFDLLGFSPAPVMIVLGVVLGQAFLLWTHRRQAAGKTPLLALEVIDSPEERCAVFALFAVVALEAALNFTVPLYIQIVQGRSPLATAIAMMPFNLTVFFSAMLIVNVYERLTPRQIGRYGFALCTIALVWLAFVVRNDWSEIPVLFGLILFGIGQGSLVTLLFNVLVTASPKALAGDVGSLRGTTQNLAAAVGTAVAGALLVGLLSTIALGKITASPVLTPELQAQVDLDNITFVSNDRLRSVLEGTRASPEQVGEAVRVNTEARLRALKIGLLIMAGLSLIAIIPAGRLPAYLPGEIPSDEAAAKT
- the glsA gene encoding glutaminase A, yielding MARPLADERETAYVSTGHLPGPETVQALVAEAQRRFQSNRDGTNSQVYPALARVPSELFGVCVVGTSGRVYGAGEIDYEFSIMSVSKPFVFALVCETIGPEQARTRLGANATGLPFNSLAAIEQGSGRTNPMVNAGAIATTSLTPGANAAARWEFIHDGLSRFAGRKLPLNEEVYASASETNFRNRSIARLLESYDRIYCDAKEATDLYTRQCSLNVTARDLAVMGATLADGGVNPVTRQRVVDASVCHYALAVMITAGLYETSGDWLYDIGLPGKSGIGGGIVAVSPGKGGFGTFAPPLDAAGNSVRGQLAAKFLSQRLGMDLFVSKPEE
- a CDS encoding FAD-dependent oxidoreductase, whose translation is MNVRDEYTRSLWMEVPVAEAQALSQTVGVDVAVIGSGIAGLSIAYELASRGRSVAVLDRGRIGSGMTARTTAHLATALDDGYDELVRVRGPDCARHYHQSVEAAIDRAEAIQRAEDFHCDFRRVDGYWLLARETSASELDQEFDCCCRLGIPVENCVERTAFHSGGLVRSLRFARQARLHPTKYLAGLARALQRRGAQLYADTCVANIRQERGDMVLTTASGREVHAADVVVATNSPVNVQVAIHTKQAPYRTYALAAKIPAGAIEDALYWDTLDPYHYVRLQPFSADEDFVIIGGEDHKSGEADDGSLRLALLERWARERLPALREITHRWSGQVLEPADFVGFIGRSPGEEHLFIVSGDSGQGITNGLVAGMLIADLIMTGASPWEEVYAPARKIQKNIGTFISENITPLKNLAEYLTASEIASVERLRPGEGRLVRSGLKKVAACRDRNGHLHLRSASCTHLGCVVHWNALEQCWDCPCHGSQFAPDGTALNGPAVSPLGEADKPANLEAAE